Sequence from the Clostridium saccharobutylicum DSM 13864 genome:
ATTATAAATTGTGGTTTTAATAGCATCTATTAATTCCTCTTGATTTTCTCCGTCACTTATCATTTTTTTCAAATTTATACCTTTATCATATTGTAAGCAAGTTTTTAAAAATCCTCTTGAAGTGAGACGAACTCTATTGCATTTATCACAAAACTTATGGCTAACCGCACTAATAAATCCTATTTTTCCTTCAAAATCTTCTAAACTATAATAATGGCTTGGACCATTGCCTAATGATTTATTAAATGGAGTAAGCTCTCCAAATTCTTCTTCAATAATTTCTTTTATTTCATCTTCACCTAAGCCATTCATTTTTTTTCCAAGTCCAATAGGCATAAGCTCAATAAATCTAACATTTAATTTTTTATTTTTTGCCATCTTCGTTATATCTAATATTTGCTTACCATTTGTCCCGTCTATAGGTACACAATTTATTTTTACAGTGAGATTCTTGTATTCTAAAGCTTTATTTATTCCTCTTATTACACTACTTACATTTCCAATACGAGTAATATATTTATATGTACTTTCATCTAATGCATCAATGCTCACATT
This genomic interval carries:
- the moaA gene encoding GTP 3',8-cyclase MoaA gives rise to the protein MMIDIYNRKIDYIRISVTDRCNLRCIYCMPEDGIKSVNHSEILSYEEIIHLCEAFAKIGISKIKITGGEPLVRSDLAYLIEKIKNINGINNVTLTTNGILLEEQIDSLVKAGLDAVNVSIDALDESTYKYITRIGNVSSVIRGINKALEYKNLTVKINCVPIDGTNGKQILDITKMAKNKKLNVRFIELMPIGLGKKMNGLGEDEIKEIIEEEFGELTPFNKSLGNGPSHYYSLEDFEGKIGFISAVSHKFCDKCNRVRLTSRGFLKTCLQYDKGINLKKMISDGENQEELIDAIKTTIYNKPRKNRFLEINSHEDFEKHIMSEIGG